In the genome of Lactuca sativa cultivar Salinas chromosome 3, Lsat_Salinas_v11, whole genome shotgun sequence, the window cgcttaggaataatattggtagatgcaccaaatagagaatgtcataatactagccgATGCGCTTAAGCATAAtattggcagatgcgcctaatagTGAATGTTGTAATcgtggcagaggcgcttaaaggataatgttggcagatgcgccttatgtagcaatggaagtttgtgctaattccttaggtcaatccttaggaatgaatgaatgacgggtagttgaattcctagggtaaaatcctaagaaaaataatagggatgggtaattgagttgattgtttgatggttgaatataataattatattattgtgggttgaaaaccctatatgctcatcaagctcccaagcctgacccactcagttttctttgtatcacaggtatcgatacgaagatatatttcacggagagattaaaggagatgtaaaatctttagtgtaaataatgtaagttctgtttatgcttatgtgtctgtatcggaacatgacatcccgagattttgttatataatgaaaatacatttctttaaagaaatgctttgataatttttatcatattttgttttgggaacaaattccgcaagtgttttctttaaaagattgctctgattttaaaaacaaagcataaacaaatcggtcttctctggccatgaaaatggggatgtcacaccaacctttttgttgacacttttttccaAACAACTtgcattctcaggaaatcactaaacatgtATCAAAGTGCATTTTGAGGATGCGACGTTAAGGCGTCAACATTTCATgatttgtcaacatattgtaattgatttggataCATGTaactcatacaatgatgtaactctttcaattatatatatatatatatatatatatatatatatatatatatatatatatatatatatatatatatatgttggttgtgtttgcttaaatTGCTATTGCAATtgtggttatgatactatacatgaagtccacccccggacgtttccgccatccttggtttgggggtgtgacagattggtattagagcatggtttatagtgaattaagtatacaaaccacataagatatacaaactataaaaacatttaggactgaagtctctgattttaaaacatttaacgGGGGATACTTTTagaaaaataaatagttttctcgTTTAAAAGTATGCATACATGCATTACATActcgcgtagtgtcataactagaaaaacataaactaaaagaagaggagttgtgCACCATGAGTATGCCTtggtatatgtgaatcaagtctgggagggatatagcctgatcaactatatctgtCCGAGGAGTGATTTACGTATACTAGGGGATAGTCATGGTGGGCAACAaatctaataacctaacttcaccctacaaGGAATGCATTAAGGACCAAATCTAAACtttcaaaatattatatgaatATTTGTATGATTGCTATAGcacaatatttttattataaactgCTAAATGCTATTTAcacccctattctcgtacagacgacatggcaggatttcacctaccaggGGACCCATACATTCCCAATCAGGGAAATGCTGGATGGATCGAGCAAGAGCCCGAGCAACAAATCGAAGAGGAacccgaagaggatcccgaggaagaacttgaagaagaaaccgaagaggAATCCGGCGAAGAACaagaagaggaggaggaagataaagaagaagaagaggaagacgatgATATAGTCAAGGTTGAGAATGAAATTGAAGAAGAACCGGAAGtattcaaccctccttacatcgcAAGGGTGCCCGCACATCGCTTTGGATACAACGGGCCTGGGCCTCGTTGGGTAACAACGATCGAAAGGTGGAGCCGACAACAACGCCAATAGTCACCatatggcgaccaacgaggttatTACGACCTCATCCACGGAGGATTGGCTGATAGAGCCCTCCCCGTCATGACTCAGCGGATAGCAAGTATGGATGACTGTGGTAGGATGACGACCGATCAGGTACGGCAGCTGAGTGCCATCGTAGAATCTACCACTGCTCACACCAGAAACTTAGAACGAGACTCCCACCACCGAGACCAACTTATTCAGGACCTTCTCACTGCTCGAGCAGAAACAAGGGAGTATCGGGAAAGATACAGAGCGCTCGAGGAGAGAATCGTTGCAAACGAGCGGAGACTAGCAGAACTACAAGGTGCATCGACATCATCCCAAGCTCCACCAGGGAAGGATCGTCGTGAGTAGGACTCAATACTACTCACACATCTTCGTAGTATAGGTTTCTGAGCATGCGTTGGTGCAACTCTTTTGTATGTAGGTTGACCCTGTgactaagtgattacactactcaaaGGGCTTTTGTGCTGTCAAAACTATCTTTTGCattgatgtaatgtagacccttgtgtgacatccccaaaatctcggccagaaaagaccgattttcatttatgcttttaaaatattttaagagtaaatccttttgatttgaaagagttgcagaatttgttcccaaaaacaaaacatgataaaacaatgtttaccaaagcatttcataaaagaaatttattttcattatataatcaaaactcggggtgtcatgttccgatacagaccaataagcataaacgataacattacaagtcattcaacaaatatatacatatacagacttgtaaacaacacaacttgatggttcgtccatcttatgccctcgtgccacttcctgtaatacaaataaaactgagtgggtcaggcttgggagcctggtgagcatatagggttttcaacccacaataaatagttatatttaatttccaccaaccaacaataacccaattacccattcccgttattctcactttatgtccctaagacaactaacataagggacctagtctaagaatatttcatcggggcgacaacacatgcttcgggggtacctcagcaatataagtcaaataaggcaaccatgagggggatggagtacagcgaatgaacacccaagttcattaacacctacaggtggcgaacctgataATGTTCCACAaaactatctagaaaagtctgtggtcgtcatctaaactccgctagatgactaaatcaaacaacaacgaggcctctcatctgtttattacacaccaactatctacccatgttctacccaacatattagtagataaaaatatacattttatacatagtttaaaaacctgtatagcatgctttaatcaacacatatttcacataacagatgaggcacacacacacacacacataacacgtatttcatagagaataaataatatctatgagatagaagaaagtgaatacacattcacacatataaacaacaatatacttaatacactcgaaccatacttgtattattatcgtgtttattaAAGGtagtacacactcacttgatcagaagatgatcgcacagcactacggcttgcagaagtagtatttttcagcagatctagaagatctctacaaaaatcgaacttctcgcgggcagagtttcggctcgggaaccgcacttctcgggatcttcgggatctcgggacttgcttcggggctcgagaataatgctggggcttcggggtatttctggcacgcaaatcgatgcaaaacgggagagagaagagagaaaaatagcaattgagtcggctgccctcgcatcctatttataggaggctggagcctcggagtacgtggggcgtactggtccAAAATCGCCACTGTGTTCGTCATCCGAAGTCCTCAAGTGCGAGTGTCAACATCCTCAgtgtacgcgaggcgtacacgagtacgcggggcgtacttcggatgagtccgatgactcgtcctcggataataccggaattaaagattaaatttaaatataaattatttaataaacttcggaaattcatatcttcttcatacgaactccgttttcgacgttctttatatccacgcgaaggtgagactacgctctacaactttcgtttagactccgtcggctaattttaaatttatttttattatttatttttaataggccgggacagaaaaacttcgttataaattcacaacttcttcgtttgacgtccgttctcgcctaacttttcattacTTCGATACCATCAAcgtgatcttcgattctcgtttagattgtttcggctaaaaacc includes:
- the LOC111909047 gene encoding protein FANTASTIC FOUR 1-like, with product MAGFHLPGDPYIPNQGNAGWIEQEPEQQIEEEPEEDPEEELEEETEEESGEEQEEEEEDKEEEEEDDDIVKVENEIEEEPEVFNPPYIARVPAHRFGYNGPGPRWVTTIERWSRQQRQ